One genomic segment of Odocoileus virginianus isolate 20LAN1187 ecotype Illinois chromosome 17, Ovbor_1.2, whole genome shotgun sequence includes these proteins:
- the TMEM220 gene encoding transmembrane protein 220, whose amino-acid sequence MAPAAGRGPRGLWRACNWLMGAFFALAAFVQVNDPDAELWMVVYTIPATLTLLVGLNPLVTGNFIWKSVSAIHIFLCGLWAIGLAYNLLLHKKQNLLHEEEGRELFGLVIITAWLGLCHSSSKTPGGGRIQLAIATTVALLPFISWVYIYINKEMRSSWPAHCKTVI is encoded by the exons ATGGCGCCGGCGGCGGGGCGCGGGCCGCGGGGCCTGTGGCGCGCCTGCAACTGGCTCATGGGCGCCTTCTTCGCGCTGGCGGCCTTTGTGCAG GTGAACGATCCGGATGCAGAACTGTGGATG GTTGTGTATACAATTCCTGCCACTCTGACCCTGCTTGTTGGACTTAACCCTCTTGTCACAG GTAACTTTATTTGGAAGAGTGTGTCTGCAATACATATATTCCTTTGTGGCCTGTGGGCTATCGGCTTGGCATACAACCTCTTGCTTCATAAGAAACAGAACCTCTTGCATGAGGAGGAAGGCAG GGAGCTGTTTGGTCTCGTGATCATCACAGCATGGCTGGGTCTGTGCCACAGCTCTTCAAA GACTCCAGGTGGTGGGAGAATTCAGCTGGCCATTGCTACCACAGTCGCTCTTCTCCCATTTATCTCCTGGgtctacatatatataaacaaggAGATGCGCTCCTCCTGGCCAGCTCACTGCAAGACGGTGATTTAA